From one Pseudomonas fluorescens genomic stretch:
- a CDS encoding peptidoglycan D,D-transpeptidase FtsI family protein has product MKLEGALYPWRFRVVIALLALMVGAIAWRIIDLQVVDRAFLKGQGDARSLRHIPIPAHRGLITDRNGEPLAVSTPVTTLWANPKEMQAAKDRWPALAAALKQNPQQLAARLEQQASKEFIYLVRGLTPEQGQVVLDLKVPGVYGIEEFRRFYPAGDVAAHMVGFTDLDDHGREGVELAYDEWLAGVPGKRQVIKDRRGRLIKDIQVTKNAKAGKTLALSIDLRLQYLATRELRNAIAEQEAKAGSLVILDVKTGEVLAMVNQPTYNPNNRRSMFPAAMRNRAIIDVFEPGSTVKPLSMSAALQSGRWKPTDKVEVYPGTLQLGRYTIRDVSRSEGPILDLTGILINSSNVGMSKIAFDIGGESIYRVMSQLGLGQYTGLGFPGERVGNLPNHREWRKAETATLSYGYGLSVTALQLVHAYAALANDGKMVPLSILKVDKVPESTQVVPKEVAETIQGMVQQVIEAPRGVFRAQVPFYHVGGKSGTARKATIGSKGYTENSYRSLFAGFGPMSDPRYAVVVVIDEPSKGGYFGGLVSAPVFSKVMSGTLRLMNIPPDNLPPATPPQQVNAAPAKGGRG; this is encoded by the coding sequence ATGAAACTCGAAGGCGCACTTTACCCGTGGCGGTTCCGCGTGGTCATCGCCCTGCTGGCTCTGATGGTCGGCGCGATTGCCTGGCGCATCATTGACCTGCAGGTGGTCGACCGTGCCTTCCTCAAGGGCCAGGGCGATGCCCGTAGCCTGCGGCATATTCCTATTCCTGCGCACCGCGGGCTGATCACTGACCGTAATGGCGAGCCGTTGGCCGTCAGTACGCCGGTGACCACCCTGTGGGCCAACCCGAAAGAAATGCAGGCTGCCAAGGACCGCTGGCCGGCCCTGGCCGCAGCCCTCAAGCAGAACCCGCAACAACTGGCGGCGCGCCTTGAGCAACAGGCCAGCAAGGAGTTCATCTACCTGGTCCGCGGCCTGACCCCGGAGCAGGGCCAGGTGGTGCTCGATCTTAAAGTCCCCGGTGTCTACGGCATCGAGGAATTTCGCCGTTTCTACCCGGCCGGCGATGTCGCCGCGCACATGGTCGGCTTTACCGACCTCGACGACCACGGTCGCGAAGGGGTGGAACTGGCCTACGATGAATGGCTGGCCGGCGTGCCCGGCAAGCGACAGGTGATCAAGGACCGGCGCGGCCGGCTGATCAAGGACATCCAGGTAACCAAAAACGCCAAGGCCGGAAAGACCTTGGCGTTGTCGATCGACCTGCGCCTTCAGTACCTGGCTACTCGCGAATTGCGTAACGCCATCGCCGAGCAGGAAGCCAAGGCCGGCAGCCTGGTGATCCTCGACGTCAAGACCGGCGAAGTGCTGGCCATGGTCAACCAGCCGACCTACAACCCCAACAACCGTCGCAGCATGTTCCCGGCTGCCATGCGTAACCGGGCGATCATCGACGTCTTCGAGCCCGGCTCCACGGTCAAGCCACTGTCCATGAGCGCGGCCCTGCAGAGCGGGCGCTGGAAGCCGACCGACAAGGTCGAGGTCTATCCCGGCACCCTGCAACTGGGCCGTTACACCATTCGTGACGTGTCCAGGAGCGAGGGTCCGATCCTTGACCTGACCGGCATCCTGATCAACTCCAGTAACGTCGGCATGAGCAAGATCGCCTTCGATATCGGTGGCGAATCGATCTACCGGGTGATGTCCCAGTTGGGTCTGGGTCAGTACACCGGCCTGGGCTTCCCGGGCGAGCGTGTCGGCAACCTGCCGAACCACCGTGAATGGCGCAAGGCCGAGACCGCGACCCTGTCCTATGGCTACGGCCTGTCGGTCACCGCGCTGCAATTGGTGCACGCCTACGCGGCGCTGGCCAACGACGGCAAGATGGTGCCGCTGAGCATTCTCAAGGTCGACAAGGTGCCGGAATCCACCCAGGTAGTGCCCAAGGAAGTTGCCGAAACCATCCAGGGCATGGTCCAGCAGGTCATCGAAGCGCCGCGCGGGGTGTTCCGCGCCCAGGTGCCGTTCTACCACGTGGGCGGCAAGTCGGGTACGGCGCGTAAAGCCACCATCGGCTCCAAGGGCTACACCGAAAACTCGTACCGTTCGCTGTTCGCCGGCTTCGGGCCGATGAGCGACCCGCGCTATGCCGTGGTGGTGGTCATCGATGAGCCCAGCAAGGGCGGTTACTTCGGCGGCCTGGTGTCGGCACCGGTCTTCAGCAAAGTCATGTCCGGCACCTTGCGCCTGATGAACATTCCGCCGGACAACCTGCCGCCGGCAACACCACCGCAGCAGGTTAACGCTGCACCGGCCAAGGGAGGACGCGGTTGA
- a CDS encoding UDP-N-acetylmuramoyl-L-alanyl-D-glutamate--2,6-diaminopimelate ligase: MTMPLSKLFTQASRDPSIRELTLDSRNVRPGDLFLAVPGAKVDGREHIADALKRGAAAVAYEAEGATVLPITEAPLIPVKGLIAQLSDIAGRFYGEPSRQLNLVGVTGTNGKTSVTQLLAQALDRLGQRCGLIGTLGTGFYGELQSGRLTTPDPIAVQSTLNDLKKAGAKAVAMEVSSHALEQGRVAALAFDIAVMTNLSRDHLDYHGSMQAYEEAKARLFAWPNLRCRVVNLDDDFGRRLAVEQGESRLISYSLKDPSASLYCREAHFDDDGVRAVIVTAQGEHSLRSRLLGRFNLSNMLAAVGTLLALDYPLDEILKVTPALEGPVGRMQRLGGGSKPLVVVDYAHTPDALEQVLQALRPHAKGQLLCLFGCGGDRDRGKRPLMAEVAERLADRVLVTDDNPRTEDPQQIFADIRPGFARGGAVEFVAGRGPAIAQLIASAGVDDVIVLAGKGHEDYQEINGERHDFSDLVEAEKALAVWEAPHA, encoded by the coding sequence ATGACAATGCCATTGAGCAAGCTTTTTACCCAGGCCAGCCGCGATCCGTCGATTCGCGAACTGACCCTGGACAGTCGTAACGTGCGCCCGGGCGACCTGTTCCTGGCGGTGCCGGGTGCCAAGGTCGATGGCCGCGAGCATATTGCCGATGCCCTCAAGCGCGGCGCCGCCGCCGTGGCCTATGAGGCTGAAGGCGCTACCGTGTTGCCGATTACCGAAGCGCCGCTGATTCCGGTAAAGGGCCTGATTGCCCAGCTGTCGGATATCGCCGGGCGTTTTTATGGCGAGCCGAGCCGCCAACTGAACCTGGTTGGCGTCACCGGTACCAACGGCAAGACCAGCGTTACCCAATTGCTGGCCCAGGCCCTGGATCGGCTCGGCCAACGCTGCGGCCTTATCGGTACGCTGGGCACTGGCTTTTATGGCGAGCTGCAAAGCGGGCGTCTGACCACGCCGGACCCGATTGCCGTGCAGTCGACTCTCAACGACCTGAAAAAGGCCGGGGCCAAAGCTGTGGCCATGGAGGTGTCCTCCCATGCTCTGGAGCAGGGCCGGGTCGCTGCCCTGGCTTTCGACATCGCGGTGATGACCAACCTGTCCCGTGATCACCTCGATTACCACGGCAGCATGCAAGCCTACGAAGAGGCCAAGGCGCGTCTGTTCGCCTGGCCGAACCTGCGCTGCCGGGTGGTCAATCTCGATGACGACTTCGGTCGGCGCCTGGCCGTCGAGCAGGGCGAATCGCGCCTGATCAGCTACAGCCTCAAGGACCCGTCCGCTTCGCTGTACTGCCGCGAAGCGCATTTCGATGATGATGGCGTGCGCGCCGTGATCGTCACTGCCCAGGGTGAACACTCGCTGCGCAGCCGCCTGCTTGGGCGCTTCAACCTGAGCAACATGCTTGCAGCGGTCGGCACCTTGCTGGCCCTGGATTACCCGCTGGACGAGATTCTCAAGGTCACCCCGGCGCTGGAAGGCCCGGTCGGGCGCATGCAGCGCCTGGGCGGCGGCAGCAAGCCGCTGGTGGTGGTCGATTACGCGCACACCCCCGATGCTCTGGAGCAGGTGCTGCAAGCGTTGCGCCCGCATGCCAAGGGCCAGTTGCTGTGCCTGTTCGGCTGCGGTGGCGACCGCGATCGCGGCAAGCGCCCGCTGATGGCGGAAGTGGCCGAGCGCCTGGCTGACCGCGTGCTGGTCACCGATGACAACCCGCGCACTGAAGATCCGCAGCAGATCTTCGCCGATATCCGCCCAGGCTTTGCCCGGGGCGGTGCGGTCGAGTTCGTTGCCGGTCGCGGCCCTGCCATCGCGCAGTTGATTGCCAGCGCAGGTGTTGACGATGTCATCGTCCTGGCCGGCAAGGGGCATGAGGACTATCAGGAAATCAACGGCGAGCGCCACGACTTCTCCGACCTGGTCGAAGCCGAGAAAGCCCTCGCCGTGTGGGAGGCTCCCCATGCTTAA
- a CDS encoding UDP-N-acetylmuramoyl-tripeptide--D-alanyl-D-alanine ligase translates to MLKPLSLSQLTAPLNGRLQGQDATFNGVSIDSRAITSGQLFVALAGPRFDGHDYLNDVAAKGAVAALVQREVPGSSLAQLVVADTRLALGQLGALNRAAFDKPVAAITGSSGKTTVKEMLASILRTRGPVLATRGNLNNDFGAPLTLLELAPEHTAAVIELGASRIGEIAYTVGLTKPQVALINNAGTAHVGEFGGPEKIVEAKGEILEGLGQDGVAVLNLDDKAFAIWKQRAGNRQVLTFALHNADADFHAASIAHDERGCPSFELHSPLGVARVQLNLLGTHNVANALAAAAAAHAFGLTLAGIVQGLNAVQPVKGRTVVQMAPNGVRVIDDTYNANPTSMCAAVDILAGFSGRTVLVLGDIGELGQWAEEGHRQVGEYAKDKVSALYAVGTNMAHAVAAFGANARHFANQADLIDAVRVAEQATNTTILIKGSRSAAMENVVAALCGSSGEKH, encoded by the coding sequence ATGCTTAAGCCATTGTCCCTCAGCCAGCTGACTGCGCCGCTCAACGGCCGCCTGCAGGGCCAGGATGCAACCTTCAATGGTGTCAGCATCGACAGCCGTGCAATCACTTCCGGGCAGCTTTTCGTTGCCCTGGCCGGGCCGCGCTTTGACGGTCACGATTACTTGAACGATGTTGCTGCCAAAGGCGCGGTCGCCGCCCTGGTGCAGCGCGAAGTGCCGGGCAGCAGCCTGGCGCAACTGGTGGTTGCCGATACCCGTCTGGCCCTGGGCCAGTTGGGCGCGCTGAACCGCGCCGCCTTCGACAAGCCGGTCGCTGCCATTACCGGCTCCAGCGGCAAGACCACGGTCAAGGAAATGCTTGCCAGCATCCTGCGCACCCGTGGCCCGGTGCTGGCCACTCGTGGCAACCTCAACAACGATTTCGGCGCACCGCTGACCCTGCTCGAACTGGCCCCGGAACACACTGCGGCGGTCATCGAGCTGGGCGCCTCGCGTATCGGCGAAATCGCCTACACCGTCGGCCTGACCAAGCCGCAGGTAGCGCTGATCAACAATGCCGGAACCGCTCATGTCGGCGAGTTCGGTGGGCCAGAGAAGATTGTCGAAGCCAAGGGCGAGATCCTCGAAGGTCTGGGTCAGGATGGCGTGGCCGTATTGAACCTTGATGACAAGGCCTTCGCCATCTGGAAACAGCGCGCCGGCAATCGCCAGGTGCTGACCTTTGCCCTGCACAACGCCGACGCCGATTTCCACGCCGCCAGCATTGCCCACGACGAGCGCGGTTGCCCGTCGTTCGAGCTGCATAGCCCGCTGGGCGTGGCGCGGGTCCAGCTCAACCTGCTGGGCACCCACAACGTGGCCAATGCGCTGGCCGCTGCCGCCGCCGCGCATGCCTTTGGTCTGACGCTGGCCGGTATCGTCCAGGGCCTCAATGCCGTGCAACCGGTCAAGGGCCGCACTGTGGTGCAGATGGCGCCCAACGGTGTGCGGGTGATTGATGACACTTACAACGCAAACCCCACCTCCATGTGCGCTGCCGTTGATATACTCGCCGGCTTTTCCGGCCGCACCGTCCTGGTGCTCGGGGATATCGGCGAATTGGGCCAGTGGGCTGAGGAAGGGCATCGGCAGGTAGGCGAGTACGCCAAAGACAAGGTTTCGGCACTCTATGCGGTGGGCACCAACATGGCCCACGCGGTAGCAGCGTTCGGCGCCAATGCCCGACATTTCGCTAATCAAGCTGACCTGATCGACGCCGTTCGCGTCGCCGAGCAGGCCACCAACACCACTATTTTGATCAAGGGTTCGCGCAGCGCTGCGATGGAGAACGTCGTGGCGGCTTTGTGCGGTTCCAGCGGGGAGAAACATTAA
- the mraY gene encoding phospho-N-acetylmuramoyl-pentapeptide-transferase: MLLLLAEYLQQFYKGFAVFQYLSLRGILGVLTALSLALWLGPWMIRTLQIRQIGQAVRNDGPQSHLSKSGTPTMGGALILSAIGISTLLWADLTNRYVWVVLIVTLLFGAIGWVDDYRKVIEKNSRGLPSRWKYFWQSVFGLGAAIFLYMTAPTSVETTLIVPMLKDVTIALGIGFVVLTYFVIVGSSNAVNLTDGLDGLAIMPTVMVGGALGIFCYLSGNVKFAEYLLIPYVPGAGELIVFCGALIGAGLGFLWFNTYPAQVFMGDVGALALGAALGTIAVIVRQEIVLFIMGGVFVMETLSVVIQVASFKLTGKRVFRMAPIHHHFELKGWPEPRVIVRFWIITVILVLIGLATLKLR, translated from the coding sequence ATGCTGCTGCTGCTGGCTGAGTATCTGCAACAGTTCTACAAAGGCTTCGCGGTCTTTCAGTACCTGTCCCTGCGTGGGATTCTGGGTGTACTGACCGCGTTGTCGCTGGCCCTGTGGCTGGGCCCATGGATGATTCGTACCCTGCAGATTCGCCAGATCGGTCAAGCGGTCCGTAACGACGGCCCGCAATCGCACCTGTCCAAATCCGGCACCCCGACCATGGGTGGCGCGCTGATTCTGTCCGCCATCGGCATCAGCACCCTGCTGTGGGCCGACCTGACCAACCGTTATGTCTGGGTGGTGCTGATCGTCACCCTGCTGTTCGGCGCCATCGGCTGGGTCGATGACTACCGCAAGGTGATCGAGAAGAACTCGCGCGGCCTGCCGAGCCGCTGGAAGTATTTCTGGCAGTCGGTGTTTGGCCTGGGCGCGGCGATCTTCCTGTACATGACCGCCCCGACCAGCGTCGAAACCACCCTGATCGTGCCAATGCTCAAGGATGTCACCATTGCGTTGGGTATCGGCTTCGTGGTCCTGACCTACTTCGTCATCGTTGGTTCGAGCAACGCGGTGAACCTCACTGACGGCCTCGACGGCCTGGCGATCATGCCAACGGTGATGGTCGGTGGTGCCCTGGGCATCTTCTGCTACCTGTCGGGTAACGTGAAATTCGCCGAATACCTGCTGATCCCGTACGTACCGGGCGCCGGTGAGCTGATCGTGTTCTGCGGCGCGCTGATCGGTGCCGGCCTGGGCTTCTTGTGGTTCAACACCTATCCGGCCCAGGTGTTCATGGGCGACGTCGGTGCCCTGGCACTGGGCGCGGCACTGGGCACCATCGCCGTGATCGTGCGCCAGGAAATCGTCCTGTTCATCATGGGCGGTGTGTTCGTCATGGAGACCCTGTCGGTGGTGATCCAGGTGGCTTCCTTCAAGCTGACCGGCAAGCGCGTATTCCGCATGGCGCCGATTCACCACCACTTTGAACTCAAGGGTTGGCCCGAGCCTCGGGTGATCGTCCGCTTCTGGATTATCACCGTGATTCTGGTGCTGATCGGCCTTGCCACCCTGAAACTGAGGTAG
- the murD gene encoding UDP-N-acetylmuramoyl-L-alanine--D-glutamate ligase, whose protein sequence is MSLIASDHFRIVVGLGKSGMSLVRFLANRGVAFAVADTRDNPPELDTLRRDFPQVEVRCGELDVEFLCRADELYVSPGLALATPALQQAAARGVKLSGDIELFARNAKAPIIAISGSNAKSTVTTLVGEMADAAGKRVAVGGNLGTPALDLLSDDVELYVMELSSFQLETTDQLNAEVATVLNVSEDHMDRYSGLPAYHLAKHRIFRGARQVVVNRQDALSRPLLAEGQPVWTFGLNAPDFKAFGLREENGEKYLAFEFQNLMPVRELKVRGAHNQSNALAALALGHAVGLPMDAMLSSLRTFAGLAHRCQWIRERNGVNWYDDSKATNVGAALAAIEGLGADIEGKLVLVAGGDGKGADFSALRVPVAANCRAVVLLGRDAERLAEALGDSVPLIRVKTLEDAVQQCAELAQPGDAVLLSPACASLDMFKNFEERGRLFAQAVGGLA, encoded by the coding sequence GTGTCCTTGATCGCTTCTGACCACTTCCGCATCGTTGTCGGCCTCGGCAAGAGCGGCATGTCCCTGGTTCGCTTCCTGGCGAACCGGGGCGTTGCCTTTGCGGTTGCCGACACCCGTGACAACCCGCCGGAACTGGACACCCTGCGCCGCGATTTCCCGCAGGTGGAAGTGCGCTGTGGCGAGCTGGACGTAGAGTTTCTCTGCCGTGCCGACGAGCTGTACGTCAGCCCCGGCCTGGCCCTGGCCACCCCGGCCCTGCAGCAGGCTGCTGCCCGTGGCGTGAAGCTGTCGGGCGATATCGAACTGTTCGCCCGCAATGCCAAGGCGCCGATCATTGCCATCAGCGGTTCCAACGCGAAAAGCACCGTCACCACCCTGGTCGGCGAAATGGCCGATGCGGCGGGCAAGCGTGTGGCGGTCGGCGGCAACCTCGGTACCCCGGCGCTGGACCTGCTCAGCGATGACGTCGAGCTGTACGTGATGGAACTGTCGAGCTTCCAGCTGGAAACCACCGACCAGCTCAACGCCGAAGTGGCCACCGTGCTCAATGTCAGCGAAGACCACATGGACCGCTACAGCGGCCTGCCGGCCTATCACCTGGCCAAGCACCGGATCTTCCGTGGTGCGCGCCAGGTCGTGGTCAACCGCCAGGACGCCCTGAGCCGGCCGCTGCTGGCTGAAGGTCAGCCGGTGTGGACCTTCGGGCTGAACGCTCCCGACTTCAAGGCCTTCGGCCTGCGTGAAGAGAACGGCGAGAAGTACCTGGCGTTCGAATTCCAGAACCTGATGCCGGTGCGCGAACTGAAGGTTCGCGGCGCGCACAATCAATCCAACGCCCTGGCCGCCCTGGCTCTGGGTCACGCAGTCGGCCTGCCGATGGATGCCATGCTCTCAAGCCTGCGCACCTTCGCCGGCCTTGCCCACCGTTGCCAGTGGATCCGCGAGCGTAACGGCGTGAACTGGTACGACGATTCCAAAGCGACCAACGTCGGTGCCGCCCTGGCGGCGATCGAGGGCCTGGGCGCAGACATTGAAGGCAAGCTGGTGCTGGTCGCCGGTGGCGATGGCAAAGGTGCCGACTTCAGCGCCCTGCGTGTACCGGTCGCGGCCAATTGCCGCGCCGTCGTGCTGCTGGGCCGTGATGCTGAGCGTTTGGCCGAAGCCCTGGGTGACAGCGTGCCGCTGATCCGGGTGAAAACGCTCGAAGACGCGGTGCAGCAATGCGCCGAACTGGCCCAGCCCGGCGATGCCGTGCTGCTGTCGCCGGCCTGCGCAAGCCTGGACATGTTCAAGAACTTCGAAGAGCGTGGGCGCCTGTTCGCCCAGGCCGTAGGAGGGCTGGCATGA
- the ftsW gene encoding putative lipid II flippase FtsW, with translation MIFGIIKPYPSPLISGRGIDLDFALLAGCLALLGLGLVMITSASSEVAAVQSGNPLYHMFRHLVYVAIGIFACIVTMMVPIATWQKMGFTMLVGAFALLVLVLVPGIGREVNGSMRWIGFSFFNVQPSEIAKVFVVIYLAGYLVRRQQEVRESWMGFFKPFIVLLPMAGLLLMEPDFGATVVMMGAAAAMLFLGGVGLFRFSLMVVLAVAAVFILVQAQPYRMARLITFTDPWSDQFGSGYQLTQALIAFGRGEWLGVGLGNSVQKQFYLPEAHTDFVFSVLAEELGVVGSLVTVALFVFVTVRALYIGLWAEKAKQFFAAYMAFGLAFLWIGQFLINIGVNVGLLPTKGLTLPFLSYGGSSLVICCACVGLLLRIEWESRTHLGSEEHEFDESDFAEEPNHGR, from the coding sequence ATGATCTTCGGCATCATCAAGCCTTATCCATCGCCGCTGATCAGCGGCCGCGGCATCGACCTCGATTTCGCCTTGCTCGCCGGTTGCCTGGCGCTGCTGGGCCTTGGCCTGGTGATGATCACCTCGGCGTCCTCGGAAGTGGCCGCAGTGCAATCGGGCAACCCGCTGTATCACATGTTTCGCCACCTGGTGTACGTGGCTATCGGCATCTTTGCCTGCATCGTCACCATGATGGTGCCGATCGCCACCTGGCAGAAGATGGGCTTCACCATGCTGGTTGGCGCCTTCGCGCTGCTGGTGCTGGTGCTGGTGCCGGGCATTGGCCGTGAGGTAAACGGTTCGATGCGCTGGATCGGCTTCAGCTTCTTCAACGTCCAGCCCTCGGAAATCGCCAAGGTCTTTGTGGTCATCTATCTGGCCGGCTACCTGGTGCGTCGCCAGCAGGAAGTGCGCGAAAGCTGGATGGGCTTCTTCAAGCCTTTCATCGTCCTGTTGCCGATGGCCGGCCTGCTGCTGATGGAGCCGGACTTCGGTGCCACGGTGGTGATGATGGGCGCGGCGGCGGCGATGCTGTTCCTCGGCGGCGTCGGCCTGTTCCGCTTCAGCCTGATGGTGGTGTTGGCGGTGGCGGCGGTGTTCATCCTGGTTCAGGCCCAGCCGTACCGGATGGCGCGTCTGATCACCTTTACCGACCCCTGGTCGGATCAGTTCGGCTCCGGCTACCAGTTGACCCAGGCGCTGATCGCCTTCGGTCGCGGCGAGTGGCTGGGGGTTGGCCTGGGCAACAGCGTGCAGAAGCAGTTCTACCTGCCCGAAGCGCACACCGACTTCGTTTTTTCGGTACTGGCCGAAGAACTGGGTGTGGTCGGTTCGCTGGTCACCGTGGCGCTGTTCGTGTTCGTCACCGTGCGCGCGCTGTACATCGGCCTGTGGGCGGAAAAAGCCAAGCAGTTCTTTGCCGCCTACATGGCCTTCGGCCTGGCGTTCCTGTGGATCGGTCAGTTCTTGATCAACATCGGTGTGAACGTCGGCCTGCTGCCGACCAAGGGCCTGACCCTGCCGTTCCTCAGTTACGGCGGTAGCTCCCTGGTGATCTGCTGCGCCTGCGTCGGCTTGCTGCTACGCATCGAATGGGAGAGCCGTACGCACCTGGGCAGTGAAGAACACGAATTCGATGAAAGCGATTTTGCCGAGGAGCCGAATCATGGCCGCTAA